A stretch of the Pongo pygmaeus isolate AG05252 chromosome 16, NHGRI_mPonPyg2-v2.0_pri, whole genome shotgun sequence genome encodes the following:
- the MESD gene encoding LRP chaperone MESD: protein MAASSWARKAVVVLCASDLLLLLLLLPPPGSCAAEASPGTPDESTPPPRKKKKDIRDYNDADMARLLEQWEKDDDIEEGDLPEHKRPSAPVDFSKIDPSKPESILKMTKKGKTLMMFVTVSGSPTEKETEEITSLWQGSLFNANYDVQRFIVGSDRAIFMLRDGSYAWEIKDFLVGQDRCADVTLEGQVYPGKGGGSKEKNKTKQDKGKKKKEGDLKSRSSKEDNRARNKREDL, encoded by the exons ATGGCGGCTTCCAGCTGGGCGCGCAAGGCCGTGGTCGTGCTTTGTGCCTCtgacctgctgctgctgctgctgctgctaccacCGCCTGGGTCCTGCGCGGCCGAAGCCTCGCCCGGGACGCCCGACGAGTCTACCCCACCTCCCcggaagaagaagaaggatatTCGCGATTACAATGATGCAGACATGGCGCGTCTTCTGGAGCAGTGGGAG AAAGATGATGACATTGAAGAAGGAGATCTTCCAGAGCACAAGAGACCTTCAGCACCTGTCGACTTCTCAAAGATAGACCCAAGCAAGCCTGAAAGCATATTGAAAATGACGAAAAAAGGGAAGACTCTCATGATGTTTGTCACTGTATCAGGAAGCCCCACTGAGAAGGAGACAGAGGAAATTACGAGCCTCTGGCAGGGCAGCCTTTTCAATGCCAACTATGACGTCCAGAG GTTCATTGTGGGATCAGACCGTGCTATCTTCATGCTTCGCGATGGGAGCTACGCCTGGGAGATCAAGGACTTTTTGGTCGGTCAAGACAGGTGTGCTGATGTAACTCTGGAGGGCCAGGTGTACCCTGGCAAAGGAGgaggaagcaaagagaaaaataaaacaaagcaagacaagggcaaaaaaaagaaggaaggagatcTGAAATCTCGGTCTTCCAAGGAAGACAATCGAGCTAGGAATAAAAGAGAAGACCTGTGA
- the TLNRD1 gene encoding talin rod domain-containing protein 1, with protein MASGSAGKPTGEAASPAPASAIGGASSQPRKRLVSVCDHCKGKMQLVADLLLLSSEARPVLFEGPASSGAGAESFEQCRDTIIARTKGLSILTHDVQSQLNMGRFGEAGDSLVELGDLVVSLTECSAHAAYLAAVATPGAQPAQPGLVDRYRVTRCRHEVEQGCAVLRATPLADMTPQLLLEVSQGLSRNLKFLTDACALASDKSRDRFSREQFKLGVKCMSTSASALLACVREVKVAPSELARSRCALFSGPLVQAVSALVGFATEPQFLGRAAAVSAEGKAVQTAILGGAMSVVSACVLLTQCLRDLAQHPDGGAKMSDHRERLRNSACAVSEGCTLLSQALRERSSPRTLPPVNSNSVN; from the coding sequence ATGGCTAGCGGCAGCGCCGGGAAGCCCACTGGCGAGGCGGCTTCTCCGGCTCCTGCGAGCGCCATCGGCGGGGCCAGCTCGCAGCCGCGGAAGAGGCTGGTATCCGTCTGCGATCATTGCAAGGGCAAGATGCAGCTGGTGGCTGACCTGCTGCTGCTGTCGAGCGAGGCGCGGCCCGTGCTCTTCGAGGGCCCCGCCTCCTCTGGTGCCGGCGCCGAGTCCTTCGAGCAGTGCCGGGACACCATCATCGCGCGCACCAAGGGGCTCTCCATCCTCACCCACGACGTGCAGAGCCAGCTCAACATGGGCCGCTTCGGGGAGGCGGGGGACAGCCTGGTGGAGCTGGGCGACCTGGTGGTGTCGCTGACCGAGTGCTCGGCCCACGCGGCCTATCTGGCGGCTGTGGCCACGCCGGGCGCCCAGCCTGCGCAGCCGGGCCTGGTGGACCGCTACCGCGTGACGCGATGCCGCCACGAGGTGGAGCAGGGTTGCGCCGTGTTGCGCGCCACGCCGCTGGCCGACATGACGCCGCAGCTGCTGCTGGAGGTGTCGCAGGGCCTGTCGCGCAACCTCAAGTTCCTGACGGACGCGTGCGCCCTGGCCAGTGACAAGTCACGGGACCGCTTTTCGCGGGAGCAGTTCAAGCTGGGCGTCAAGTGCATGAGCACCAGCGCGTCGGCACTGCTGGCCTGCGTGCGCGAGGTGAAGGTGGCACCCAGTGAACTGGCGCGCAGCCGCTGTGCGCTCTTCAGCGGGCCCCTGGTGCAGGCAGTGAGCGCCCTGGTAGGCTTCGCCACCGAGCCGCAGTTCCTGGGTCGCGCGGCAGCTGTGAGCGCCGAGGGCAAGGCGGTGCAGACCGCCATCCTGGGCGGCGCCATGAGCGTGGTGTCGGCCTGCGTGCTCCTGACCCAGTGCCTCAGGGATCTGGCGCAGCACCCCGACGGGGGCGCCAAGATGTCGGACCACAGGGAGAGGCTGAGGAACTCGGCCTGCGCAGTGTCTGAAGGCTGCACCCTGCTATCTCAGGCTTTAAGGGAGAGGTCTTCGCCCAGGACTTTACCGCCAGTGAATTCCAATTCTGTGAATTAG